GCAAATGTTGCAAGTCCTCCCAATAAAAAGACGGACAGTGACCAGCAACTAGTAGGTGAATTAACAGGATAGGAAAAACTGCGAGTCCTCTTAGATGTGTGCCCCCAAAGCCAAGGGGTAAGCCAAGATTCTTCCAACGGAAGCGGAAATTCACATTTGTATGACACTTTACATGTATTTGCCTGGAAACATGCTGGTTGCAGAAGGAAGCATGATCGGATGAATGGCCTGGAATGGCTGCACAAGCTGTGCAGGGCTTGGTACCATCATAGGCAGGTTCCCACTTGCCATGACTGAAGGAGCCCCATAGAATGGGCCAGTGCCTGGAGAGTGAACAAAAGATAAGCGGGTATGTTATGAGTGACTGAAATTTAAAAGACTTCTCTGATCAATCGAAAACATCGAGGTTGGAGATTGCAATGTCCACACAAGTCGCCGATCATGAGTAGGATGTGTTACCTTGAAACTTTTGCAAGCTAGCTTGATATGAGTTCAACAACACAGGACGAGGCCAACCTTGGGAAATAACAGGTGTTCCATGCATAGCATCCTTCAACGAAAACCGAAAAATAGATCAGCCAAAAAGAGCAACCGGAAATTTGTGTCCATGCCAGTTTATTATTTAATTCTGCGTGCAGCCCAGTTTTGGTTCAAAATTCTGTGTCCAGTTCAGTTTATATTTACAGTAAACATCACTTATATGGAGAAAGGTTTGTTACATGGAAGAGCTTTTAAGAAGCCGGCTGGTTAAGAAACTTAAAGGAAAACAATCATTTGATTAGCAAGTGATCTGGAACTACAATTTAAGAGTCTAAGCAACATCAGGGTCACAAACAGTAAAGCCTCAAGATTGTGGATGCTAATATTTAATTACCTACAGCCAAAGTTTATTGAAGCAGTAAAATGTCTATTTCTAAAAACAATCTCATTTCCAAAGTTGTTCTAGCTAAGACATGCTTCTACAATTCTGCTTGATCCATCCTCCTACTGAAAAAAGATCCACTTGAACCCTTTGTAAAAACAGCAATGGCTTACCTGAGGAACTGGATGAACATAAACAACAGGACTGAACTTCCCATCAAGCACCTATAATGTACAAATTATAAATGACTGGGTTCAGTTGACTCCCAGATGACAATAGGTTCAGGTACAATAAATAGACACAAATGAACAGATCTTTTAAATGCAATTACTTACAGGCTGAGGGCTAGGGCTGATATAGGTTGATCCCGTTTGCAAGGGGTGATATGGTGTACCAAGTCTTGCAGGATCTAGCCTGCCCACATTATGCCCCATAATCTGTCATGGAAAAAGTGTAGACAGGATCTATCAGAATTCAGAATAATAATCTATTAGATTTAAAAATGTATGATATACTAAGGCAGCAAGCAAGATCAAAGCCAGGTGGATACAGTACATTACAGAACAATAAAACATAGCTAGTATTCAGATAGTGGCTTTTCAGGGTAAGAGCAGAGCTAGACCCAACATAAAGTAAATGCAGGAGCTTGTGCGTACTATCACCTTGATGCTACATGCTGGGCGTAGAAATTAATATATCAAGTCATATTTCACTTGGTATAATATGGTATTAGATCCAATTACAAGATAAAATAATCAGAATCGTACAAGGAGTAAATCGATGTACTTACTGATTGAACATATTGAGGTGAAATGCCAAAGTTTCCAGGAGCCAGGTTATTATAATGAACAACCTTGCTGGGTAGAGATGAACTGCCTGGCAGAGAGTGACTTTGAAATACAGGTATACCAGTTGGAACTCTAGGGACAGAGTTCGAGATATAGTTTGGGCTAACAGGGGGTGCAGCTACATGTACAGGTTTGGTACTTGCCAAAGATGGAGCAAAGACCTTAGCATGTGGATTGAGTTTCGATTCCTGAAATATTGTTTAAAACAACAAATGAGGACAGATAATAATGAACTGCATGTAATATATACAATGTAGTAGTGAAGACAATAAAGCATTGGAAGGTTATGAAGGCTTGTGAACACAAGTAAAAAACGGCAGTAGTACAATGCAAGATACTTTTACATGAGTGCTCAAAGAGAGTATAGCAAAGCACCCATGTAAGAGACATCTCCTCGTACAAGTATCACTTTCTGCATGCTTAGGTTGTTGTATTATTATATATAGTAATTATATCTAGCTGTGTGCATAAGCAAGTACAACACGTCCGTGCCTATTTAAGCATCAATGGTACAACATTAGCACCTATGTACTTGCGGCAAGAAAATACACTTCTTTTACAAAGCACCTGTGTTACACATGCCCTTTAATTTTTCTAAATGTAACTTCTATCAGTGATAATCCAAAATAAGAAATCACTAGTAGTAAGAGCAATACTTGGTGAAGAACACTCGGCTGAGAATATTTAGGTATCTAACTTTACGGTTTTGCTGGGTCTCGATCGACTGACATTTCTAAGTCTCGCTCaattcagaaaagtgcaacttcaATTTAGTGAAACATGCAACTTCATTTGTCAGTACACTGAAATTGCACTTTTCTGAATCGAATGAGACTTAGAAAATCTCAATCAACTGAGATTCTAATCATtttttaaaatactgaaaaaacaaaaaaaacattcACAACAGAGCTGAAATAACAGATAAACCAGCACAATGTACATATAGTTGAAATAAGAACTCTGTACAGTTAAATACTACGTTATAGTCCAAAGGCATCGATCGCATAAGGTGAGTTGAAATAAGAACTCTGTACAGTTAGGTAAGAAGTAGACAAACTTGTTGCTGTCAGAGCAAACCAAAGGAACTCACCTTAGTAGTGCTTTTGCTTGACAAGACAACTTTAGTAGATGAATTATTGACTGGTTCGGATGTTTTAAGATCTGAAGAACTAGAGTTTATACTTGGAGCGATTTTCCCAATGGAGATATCACTATTCTGACACTGCCTGCTGCACTTCTCAACCTGTCTGTGACAGAAATAGCATTAATAAAGGTCAAAATGAATAGGATATAGTAAAAATAAGTAGAATAGATTGCTTGAAATCATGAAATGTATATTTT
This region of Lolium perenne isolate Kyuss_39 chromosome 2, Kyuss_2.0, whole genome shotgun sequence genomic DNA includes:
- the LOC127336036 gene encoding uncharacterized protein, with amino-acid sequence MARPKKAKAAPAAAAPPPAVCEALLLATVCMVGLPVEVQVRDGSAYAGVFHAASLDAGYGVVLKKARKIVNGKDDANLSLGAFVDTLVVCPDDLVQVIAKDFSLATKDVAKSTACGVMAASLEPQTSHLKDPKASGSVNVSPSKQVEKCSRQCQNSDISIGKIAPSINSSSSDLKTSEPVNNSSTKVVLSSKSTTKESKLNPHAKVFAPSLASTKPVHVAAPPVSPNYISNSVPRVPTGIPVFQSHSLPGSSSLPSKVVHYNNLAPGNFGISPQYVQSIMGHNVGRLDPARLGTPYHPLQTGSTYISPSPQPVLDGKFSPVVYVHPVPQDAMHGTPVISQGWPRPVLLNSYQASLQKFQGTGPFYGAPSVMASGNLPMMVPSPAQLVQPFQAIHPIMLPSATSMFPGKYM